CGGCGCGCGCCATGCTTCGCGCCGTCGACTTCACGGACGACGATTTCGTGAAGCCGATCGTCACGGTGGCCTGCCCCTTCACGAACGCCACCCCCTGCAACGACCACATCCGGGACTTGGGCGACATTCTGTTCCAGGAGATCGAAGGAGCCGGGGGGAAGCCCTTCCTTTTCGGCACGCCCGTCATCAGCGACGGGGAGACGATGGGGATGGAGGGGATGAAGTATTCCCTGATGTCCCGGGACCTGATCGCCGATTGCATCGAGACGATGCACGAAGGATATGCCGCCGACGGGATCCTCACGCTTTCGGGATGCGACAAGAGCATCCCGGGCGCGCTCATGCCCATTCTCCGGAACAACTCCATCGGGTTGACCCTGTACGGAGGGACGATTCTTCCCGGGAGCTGGCGGGGGGAGGACCTGACGATCGTGAGCGCCTTCGAGGCGGTCGGAGCCCACGGAGCGGGAAAGATCACGGATGAGGAATTGCACGAAGTGGAATGCCACTCCTGCCCCGGCGCCGGTTCGTGCGGCGGGATGTACACGGCCAACACGATGGCCTCGGTGATCGAGGGGATGGGAATGAGCGTCCCGGGGTCCGCCTCGCATGCGGCGGTCGACCGGCGGAACCGGATCTCGCCGGAGAAGCGGCAGGATTGTGTCGACTCCGTCAAGGCGCTCGTGGGACTTCTTCGCCGGGGGATCCGCGGCCGGGACATCGCGACGCGGGAGGCGTTCGAGAACGCCATCGTCGTGATGATGGCGCTGGGCGGCTCGACGAACGGCATCCTTCACATTCTGGCGCTCGCCCACGAGGCGCAGGTGCCGCTTGCTCTGGACGATTTCCAGCGTATCGGACAGAACGTTCCGCTGCTGGGGAACTTCAAACCCTTCGGGAAATACGTCATGGCGGACCTGGACCGGATCGGCGGCATCCCGATGGTGATGAAGACGCTGCTCGACGCAGGGCTGCTTCACGGAGAGTGCCTGACCGTGACGGGGGAGACCGTCGCGGAAAACCTGGCGGACGCGCCGACGCGTCCCGACGGCCAGGACATCTTCTTTTCGCCGGTGAGCCCCTACGCCCCGCCCGGCCGGCACATCACGATCCTGCGCGGAAACCTTGCACCGGAGGGGGCTGTCCTGAAGCTGAGCGGAAAGACGCTTACGAACCACAGCGGCCCGGCGCGG
The DNA window shown above is from Candidatus Deferrimicrobiaceae bacterium and carries:
- the ilvD gene encoding dihydroxy-acid dehydratase — translated: ARAMLRAVDFTDDDFVKPIVTVACPFTNATPCNDHIRDLGDILFQEIEGAGGKPFLFGTPVISDGETMGMEGMKYSLMSRDLIADCIETMHEGYAADGILTLSGCDKSIPGALMPILRNNSIGLTLYGGTILPGSWRGEDLTIVSAFEAVGAHGAGKITDEELHEVECHSCPGAGSCGGMYTANTMASVIEGMGMSVPGSASHAAVDRRNRISPEKRQDCVDSVKALVGLLRRGIRGRDIATREAFENAIVVMMALGGSTNGILHILALAHEAQVPLALDDFQRIGQNVPLLGNFKPFGKYVMADLDRIGGIPMVMKTLLDAGLLHGECLTVTGETVAENLADAPTRPDGQDIFFSPVSPYAPPGRHITILRGNLAPEGAVLKLSGKTLTNHSGPARVFDREEDALDAILSGRIRKGDVIVIRYEGPKGGPGMREMLSPSAALMGAGLGKDVALITDGRFSGGTHGIMVGHIAPEAQAGGAIAVVREGDRITINPGARTISLEEGEAEVAARLSRWKSPEPKYRRGVLGKYASLVGSASRGAVTS